From a region of the Streptomyces caniferus genome:
- a CDS encoding S1 family peptidase, producing the protein MKHRRIPNRRVVVAGAGALALAATATVALANANATPAPARTPVLAKLTSAAASTLASHLKTDTAGSFYDAKAKKLVVNVVNKAQARAVRAKGAEARLVEHTFAQLDSARRTLKSKATIPGTSWGIDPQSNKVVVTADRTVKGTKLDRLTKVAKSLGDKVEVRRSKGEFKPFIGGGDAIWGSGARCSLGFNVVKDGKPYFLTAGHCGNEIKSWSDKQGGSAIATTEDSKFPGDDFSLAKYTGDTPHPSAVDLYNGSTQKITKAAEATVGEKVQRSGSTTQVHGGTVKALNASVNYQEGTVEGLIQTDVCAEPGDSGGALFDGDAAIGLTSGGSGDCSKGGETFFQPVPEALKAYGAQIG; encoded by the coding sequence TTGAAGCACCGTCGCATACCCAACCGGCGCGTCGTCGTCGCGGGTGCGGGAGCCCTCGCGCTCGCCGCCACCGCCACTGTCGCCCTCGCCAACGCCAACGCGACCCCGGCCCCCGCCCGCACCCCGGTGCTCGCCAAGCTGACCTCCGCCGCGGCGTCCACCCTCGCCTCGCACCTCAAGACGGACACCGCCGGTTCCTTCTACGACGCCAAGGCCAAGAAGCTGGTCGTCAACGTCGTGAACAAGGCGCAGGCGCGGGCCGTGCGGGCCAAGGGGGCGGAGGCCAGACTCGTCGAGCACACCTTCGCCCAGCTCGACTCGGCCCGGCGGACGCTGAAGTCGAAGGCGACCATCCCCGGTACGTCCTGGGGCATCGACCCGCAGAGCAACAAGGTCGTGGTGACCGCGGACCGTACGGTCAAGGGGACCAAGCTGGACCGGCTCACCAAGGTCGCCAAGAGCCTCGGCGACAAGGTCGAGGTGCGCCGCAGCAAGGGTGAGTTCAAACCCTTCATCGGCGGCGGCGACGCGATCTGGGGGAGCGGCGCCCGCTGCTCGCTCGGCTTCAATGTCGTCAAGGACGGCAAGCCGTACTTCCTGACGGCCGGCCACTGCGGCAACGAGATCAAGAGCTGGTCGGACAAGCAGGGCGGTTCGGCGATCGCGACCACCGAGGACTCGAAGTTCCCGGGCGACGACTTCTCCCTCGCCAAGTACACGGGCGACACTCCGCACCCGAGCGCGGTCGACCTCTACAACGGCAGCACGCAGAAGATCACCAAGGCCGCGGAGGCCACCGTCGGCGAAAAGGTGCAGCGCAGCGGCAGCACCACCCAGGTGCACGGCGGCACGGTCAAGGCGCTGAACGCCAGTGTCAACTACCAGGAGGGCACGGTCGAGGGTCTGATCCAGACCGACGTCTGCGCCGAGCCCGGTGACAGCGGTGGCGCGCTCTTCGACGGCGATGCCGCGATCGGTCTCACCTCCGGCGGCAGCGGCGACTGCTCCAAGGGCGGCGAAACCTTCTTCCAGCCCGTCCCCGAGGCCCTGAAGGCCTACGGCGCGCAGATCGGCTGA
- a CDS encoding subtilase-type protease inhibitor has protein sequence MRYITGAVALGAALVLGTLATTAQAAAPAQPARSGGLYAPTELVLTVGQGESRATATVQRAVTLSCMPGARGSHPDPQAACTQLRAVAGDFNAITATPSDRLCTKEWNPFVVTADGVWQGKRVSYSYTFANACAMNSDLDSVFAF, from the coding sequence ATGCGGTACATCACTGGGGCGGTCGCGCTCGGCGCGGCGCTGGTCCTGGGCACCCTGGCCACCACCGCACAGGCCGCCGCACCGGCGCAGCCGGCGCGGAGCGGCGGCCTCTACGCCCCGACGGAACTGGTGCTGACGGTCGGCCAGGGCGAAAGCCGCGCGACCGCCACGGTGCAGCGCGCCGTGACGCTCAGCTGTATGCCCGGGGCCAGGGGCAGCCACCCGGACCCGCAGGCCGCCTGCACCCAGCTGCGGGCGGTGGCCGGCGACTTCAACGCGATAACCGCCACCCCCTCGGACCGCCTGTGCACCAAGGAGTGGAACCCGTTCGTGGTCACCGCGGACGGCGTGTGGCAGGGCAAGCGGGTCTCGTACAGCTACACCTTCGCCAACGCCTGCGCGATGAACAGCGACCTCGACTCGGTCTTCGCGTTCTGA